In Negativicutes bacterium, a genomic segment contains:
- a CDS encoding glycerol acyltransferase, which translates to MSEYGRLSRVARQIARILIPTYKIKSDFDVPSPAVFICRHNNMLGPTNVIAWYPKYLRIWVLNVFMEKEACYRQFADYTFHKRFGWPKWAARTVSGIISPFVVNLMASMGAIPVYRNSMESIRTIKETLKALIAGDTVLIFPDIDYTATNAEVRKVYEGFLYLERYYYNKTGKHIPFVPLRLDQKLREIVVGEAVCFADGIDFLDQKESILDQIQAKISGG; encoded by the coding sequence ATGAGCGAGTACGGTAGGTTATCTCGGGTGGCGCGTCAAATTGCCAGAATTCTCATTCCAACTTATAAAATAAAAAGCGATTTTGATGTCCCGTCGCCGGCGGTTTTTATCTGTCGTCATAATAACATGTTGGGACCGACAAATGTCATCGCCTGGTACCCGAAATATCTGCGCATCTGGGTGTTAAACGTTTTTATGGAAAAAGAAGCCTGTTATCGGCAATTTGCAGACTATACCTTTCACAAACGTTTTGGCTGGCCAAAGTGGGCCGCGCGGACTGTGTCTGGAATTATCAGCCCCTTTGTAGTGAATTTGATGGCTTCCATGGGAGCAATTCCGGTTTATCGCAATTCGATGGAGTCGATCCGAACCATCAAAGAAACATTGAAAGCGCTGATCGCCGGTGATACGGTATTGATTTTTCCGGATATTGATTATACCGCGACGAATGCCGAAGTCCGCAAGGTGTATGAAGGTTTTCTTTATCTGGAACGTTATTATTATAACAAGACAGGCAAACATATTCCGTTTGTGCCGCTGCGGCTGGATCAGAAACTTCGTGAAATTGTGGTGGGAGAAGCGGTATGCTTTGCCGATGGGATCGATTTTCTGGACCAGAAAGAATCGATTCTGGATCAGATACAGGCAAAGATCAGCGGTGGATAA
- a CDS encoding S-layer homology domain-containing protein encodes MKKTAFTLLLVLAMLLTSFPMLALAEEPAESPLIMPVMAKSYPDLPGSWYEAEATRFGYPEIFADADGLFHGDQAITRMEFARTLHKALGIEINYLAATDIAEYFNDVQNDDPGAGALYDLVTAGIVEKTDSFRPNQTLQRQEMIHLIINALNYITEGKYAVILMMPAPFNDDSKIKEEYRSNVITAVLLKLIYGRGENMLYPTAPALRAEGVAVISRLVTLLDSYKPHLQAVAAMQVEDNSLRMSLSLHNNTDQTITIEHSSSQKYDFQLLDAAGAVLYTWSADRSFLQVLCSTKIAANETIEFSEELPAETYNKLKAKITGIRAFLTGSCVDATIDPNGYLG; translated from the coding sequence ATGAAAAAAACTGCATTTACTTTGCTGCTTGTGCTGGCGATGCTGCTCACATCCTTTCCGATGCTGGCACTCGCCGAAGAGCCAGCCGAATCGCCGCTGATCATGCCTGTCATGGCTAAGAGTTATCCGGATCTTCCCGGCTCCTGGTATGAAGCTGAGGCAACCCGGTTCGGCTACCCTGAGATTTTTGCCGATGCGGATGGTCTCTTCCACGGCGATCAGGCTATCACCCGCATGGAATTTGCCCGCACCTTGCACAAAGCCCTGGGAATTGAGATCAACTACCTTGCCGCCACCGACATTGCGGAATACTTTAACGATGTGCAAAACGATGATCCCGGTGCCGGTGCCCTTTATGATCTGGTAACCGCTGGCATCGTAGAAAAAACCGACAGTTTCCGGCCAAACCAAACCCTGCAGCGCCAGGAAATGATTCATTTGATCATCAATGCGCTAAATTATATCACCGAAGGCAAATATGCGGTCATTCTGATGATGCCGGCGCCTTTCAACGATGACAGCAAAATCAAAGAGGAGTATCGGTCAAATGTAATCACCGCCGTGCTTTTAAAATTGATTTACGGCAGAGGCGAAAATATGCTTTATCCCACCGCTCCGGCTCTGCGCGCCGAAGGGGTTGCCGTTATCAGCCGTTTGGTTACTCTGTTGGACAGTTACAAACCACACTTACAGGCAGTCGCTGCTATGCAGGTAGAGGACAATTCCTTACGCATGTCGCTCAGTCTGCATAACAACACCGATCAAACCATCACAATTGAACACTCCAGCAGTCAGAAATATGATTTCCAGTTGCTTGATGCAGCCGGTGCCGTGCTTTATACTTGGTCGGCCGACCGTTCTTTCCTGCAAGTGCTCTGCAGTACGAAAATTGCCGCCAATGAAACCATCGAATTCAGCGAAGAACTACCTGCTGAAACCTACAACAAGCTCAAAGCAAAAATAACAGGGATCCGGGCCTTTCTGACCGGCAGTTGCGTGGACGCAACGATTGATCCGAATGGCTATCTCGGATAA
- a CDS encoding GNAT family N-acetyltransferase codes for MTIRFASFEDYAQTEKIAQEIQQIHVNLRPDIYKEVAEVIGFEAFRDLSSKQAVIVAEINGKIVGYAVYYLRNVKLPIMHERKVLDIDAIAVSSLCRSQGIGTQMVLFLKEIARSNGCGSIELSVSSQNRDAIRWYEKLGMQARSIHMEMKIE; via the coding sequence ATGACGATACGATTTGCAAGCTTTGAGGATTATGCACAGACAGAGAAAATTGCGCAGGAAATACAGCAGATTCATGTGAATTTGCGGCCGGACATTTATAAAGAAGTGGCAGAGGTCATCGGATTCGAGGCGTTTCGGGATTTATCCAGTAAACAAGCGGTGATTGTGGCGGAAATTAACGGAAAAATCGTGGGTTATGCGGTTTATTATCTCAGAAATGTCAAACTGCCGATTATGCACGAGAGAAAAGTACTTGATATCGACGCGATTGCGGTGAGTTCGCTCTGTCGGTCACAGGGGATTGGGACTCAGATGGTTCTCTTCCTGAAAGAGATTGCCCGCAGCAACGGCTGCGGCAGCATCGAATTGTCCGTATCTTCGCAGAACCGGGATGCGATCAGATGGTATGAAAAACTGGGTATGCAGGCGAGATCAATCCATATGGAAATGAAAATCGAATAG
- a CDS encoding amidohydrolase, giving the protein MELQELKNRALAAVDQNADRIIAIGESIFAEPELGYKEFKTAEKVKQVLRDLGYCYTDGHAITGVIATAKGKESKIKIAVMGELDAVVAPGHRCADPLTGAAHSCGHFVQIATMLGVAMALKESGVMIDLSGDVVFMAVPAEEAVELEYRNSLIQTGKISFLGGKQEFIKLGLFDDIDLMMMQHTMIGDTVTAGGPGGMGFVAKIVHYLGKEAHAASPDQGINALNAAKLGLTAIDAIRDTFKDEDGVRVHPIITRGGNLVNVVPADVHIETFVRARSYDAIKDASFKVNRALKAGADALGAEVKIFDLPGYMLAVEEPFYKSLFEKNLQQLVAADKIKPGVGFTTDANDVSNLIPTVHATFGGAAGIGHSSHYEIEDKNLAYITATKAMVMTVIDLLADGAANGIKVKESFHAPMTKEQYLREWGQLKS; this is encoded by the coding sequence ATGGAATTACAAGAATTAAAAAACCGTGCTCTCGCTGCCGTTGATCAAAATGCCGATCGGATTATTGCGATCGGTGAATCGATCTTTGCCGAGCCCGAGCTTGGTTACAAAGAGTTCAAGACAGCCGAAAAAGTCAAGCAAGTCCTCCGGGATCTCGGTTATTGTTACACCGATGGGCATGCCATCACCGGTGTCATCGCTACAGCCAAGGGTAAGGAATCCAAGATAAAAATCGCTGTGATGGGAGAACTCGATGCCGTTGTGGCTCCCGGACACCGCTGCGCCGACCCGCTCACCGGCGCGGCTCATTCCTGCGGTCATTTTGTTCAAATCGCCACGATGCTGGGTGTGGCTATGGCTTTGAAAGAAAGCGGCGTGATGATCGATCTTTCCGGCGATGTCGTCTTTATGGCGGTGCCTGCCGAAGAAGCGGTCGAACTGGAATACCGCAACAGTTTGATTCAAACCGGTAAAATCTCTTTTCTGGGCGGCAAACAAGAATTCATCAAACTCGGGCTTTTTGACGACATCGACCTCATGATGATGCAGCATACCATGATCGGTGATACCGTCACGGCCGGCGGCCCCGGCGGTATGGGCTTTGTAGCGAAAATCGTGCATTATCTTGGTAAAGAAGCGCATGCTGCCAGTCCGGACCAGGGAATCAACGCCCTCAATGCCGCCAAACTCGGCTTGACGGCGATTGATGCAATCCGTGATACCTTCAAAGATGAAGACGGTGTGCGCGTGCATCCCATCATCACCAGAGGCGGCAACCTGGTCAATGTGGTGCCGGCCGATGTTCACATTGAAACCTTCGTCCGGGCTCGCAGCTATGACGCCATCAAAGACGCCAGCTTCAAGGTCAATCGGGCACTCAAAGCCGGAGCGGACGCCTTGGGTGCCGAAGTAAAGATTTTCGATCTCCCCGGCTATATGCTGGCGGTTGAGGAACCTTTCTATAAATCTCTGTTTGAAAAAAACCTGCAGCAGCTGGTAGCGGCCGACAAAATCAAACCCGGAGTCGGGTTTACGACCGATGCCAACGATGTATCAAACCTGATTCCTACGGTTCACGCTACCTTTGGCGGAGCTGCCGGTATCGGGCATAGCTCTCACTATGAAATTGAGGACAAAAATCTGGCTTATATCACCGCTACCAAAGCAATGGTCATGACTGTGATCGATCTCTTAGCCGACGGCGCTGCCAATGGGATCAAAGTAAAGGAATCCTTCCATGCTCCGATGACCAAAGAACAGTACTTGCGCGAATGGGGACAGCTGAAAAGCTAA